One part of the Vitis riparia cultivar Riparia Gloire de Montpellier isolate 1030 chromosome 8, EGFV_Vit.rip_1.0, whole genome shotgun sequence genome encodes these proteins:
- the LOC117920900 gene encoding RING-H2 finger protein ATL70, which produces MNGTADSGGFMGSNNIGGLGYGIGVSVGILLLITTITLASYFCTRPQQVPAAAYGGGGGLREQQPVVEEFVVDVGLDEATILSYPKMVYSEAKLQHKDSTAACCSICLADYKDSDMLRLLPDCGHLFHLKCVDPWLRLHPTCPVCRTSPMPTPLSTPLAEVVPLATRRD; this is translated from the coding sequence ATGAATGGGACAGCGGACTCCGGTGGCTTTATGGGGTCCAACAACATTGGTGGTTTGGGATATGGGATCGGAGTATCTGTGGGGATACTCTTACTCATCACAACCATCACCTTGGCTTCGTACTTCTGCACCCGCCCCCAGCAGGTGCCTGCTGCCGCatatggtggtggtggtggtctACGTGAACAACAGCCTGTGGTGGAAGAGTTTGTGGTGGATGTGGGGCTTGATGAAGCCACCATCTTGAGCTACCCCAAGATGGTGTACTCTGAGGCTAAGCTGCAGCACAAGGACTCAACAGCGGCCTGCTGCTCCATTTGCTTGGCGGATTACAAAGACAGTGACATGCTCAGGCTGTTGCCTGACTGTGGACACCTCTTCCACCTCAAGTGTGTGGATCCATGGCTGAGGCTGCACCCAACCTGCCCCGTTTGCAGAACATCTCCCATGCCAACTCCCCTGTCTACTCCACTGGCTGAGGTGGTGCCCCTGGCAACCAGGAGAGATTGA